From Candidatus Brocadiaceae bacterium, the proteins below share one genomic window:
- the leuD gene encoding 3-isopropylmalate dehydratase small subunit, which translates to MKSKCWKFGDNINTDEIIPARYLNTTDTKELASHCMEDVDPEFMKKARVGDAIIGGENFGCGSSREHAPISIKAAGFSCVIAKSFARIFFRNAINIGLPIFECPEAAEQIQEGDEIEVNLSAAEIRNCTSQKNFKFEPFPLEMQQIIEAGGLMNFVKKKMVTKGK; encoded by the coding sequence ATGAAAAGCAAATGCTGGAAATTCGGGGATAATATCAATACGGATGAGATAATCCCCGCGCGGTATCTTAATACCACTGACACAAAAGAGTTGGCATCCCACTGTATGGAGGATGTTGACCCGGAGTTTATGAAAAAAGCTCGGGTTGGTGATGCCATTATCGGCGGGGAGAATTTTGGTTGTGGTTCTTCCCGCGAGCATGCGCCGATTTCTATTAAGGCGGCAGGTTTTTCGTGTGTCATTGCAAAGTCTTTTGCCAGAATTTTTTTTCGCAATGCTATTAATATAGGTTTACCTATTTTTGAATGCCCTGAAGCTGCGGAGCAAATCCAGGAAGGTGACGAAATAGAAGTCAACCTGTCGGCAGCGGAAATCAGGAATTGTACCTCTCAGAAAAACTTCAAGTTTGAACCGTTTCCCCTGGAGATGCAACAAATTATTGAGGCAGGAGGATTGATGAATTTTGTAAAAAAGAAGATGGTTACGAAAGGAAAATGA
- a CDS encoding FprA family A-type flavoprotein — MQTLEITKDVHWVGVLNATLREFDVVFKARYGSTYNSYLLLADKPTLIDGVHERFTREHLDKLQSLINLKDICYIVVNHTEMDHSGSLCSLLKETPNAQILSTKTASAFLKNILHRDFYKKTVEDGECVNLGNKQLRFIHAPFWHWPDTMFTYLEEDRTLFSCDGFATHFCDERLFDDRVDDFAEDFRYYFEHIMGPFRKKVLEAIKKIKSLDIQIIAPSHGPILRSNTEKYIKAYEHWSTSEKDPDKKLIRIFYSSMYGNTKRMAEAVAKGASIINTEVELMDAAKISPERVRNDIESSDGLLFGSPTINGDALLPIWNIINLMYNVNAKGKKCATFGTYGWSGEATRLLDERLKGLKLHVVQPSLKVIFRPTEEYLKKCSIFGYDFAKSLTTDTI; from the coding sequence ATGCAGACATTAGAAATCACAAAGGATGTACACTGGGTAGGTGTATTAAATGCCACATTAAGAGAGTTTGATGTGGTTTTTAAAGCAAGATATGGAAGTACCTATAACTCTTACCTCCTTCTCGCAGACAAGCCTACACTTATTGATGGTGTTCATGAGCGGTTTACCCGGGAACATCTCGATAAACTCCAATCGTTAATTAATCTCAAGGATATTTGTTACATCGTAGTAAACCATACCGAAATGGACCATTCCGGGTCGTTATGCAGTTTATTAAAAGAAACACCGAATGCGCAAATTCTTTCTACAAAAACGGCATCAGCATTTCTCAAAAATATCCTTCACAGGGATTTTTATAAAAAAACCGTTGAAGATGGTGAATGTGTCAATTTGGGTAATAAGCAGTTACGATTTATCCACGCCCCTTTCTGGCACTGGCCTGATACCATGTTTACGTACCTGGAAGAAGACCGAACTCTTTTTTCCTGTGATGGATTTGCAACTCATTTCTGTGACGAACGTCTTTTTGACGATCGAGTTGATGACTTTGCGGAAGATTTCCGATATTATTTTGAACATATTATGGGTCCCTTCAGGAAGAAGGTTCTTGAAGCTATAAAAAAGATCAAATCTCTCGATATTCAAATCATTGCACCAAGTCATGGTCCTATTCTTCGAAGTAATACAGAAAAATATATTAAGGCATATGAGCATTGGAGTACTTCGGAAAAAGATCCCGATAAAAAATTGATCAGGATTTTTTATTCATCAATGTACGGCAATACGAAAAGAATGGCGGAAGCGGTAGCCAAAGGAGCTTCAATCATAAATACTGAGGTTGAACTAATGGATGCAGCAAAGATTTCTCCTGAACGTGTGAGAAATGATATCGAATCTTCTGATGGCCTCCTGTTTGGTTCACCGACGATAAATGGCGATGCGTTATTGCCGATATGGAATATAATCAACCTTATGTACAATGTAAATGCCAAAGGTAAAAAATGTGCAACCTTTGGTACCTATGGATGGAGTGGAGAGGCTACAAGGCTTCTTGATGAACGACTGAAGGGTCTCAAACTTCATGTGGTTCAACCTTCGCTAAAGGTTATTTTCAGACCTACAGAGGAATATTTAAAAAAATGTTCTATTTTCGGGTACGATTTTGCAAAATCATTGACAACTGATACCATATAG
- the radC gene encoding DNA repair protein RadC, translating to MDKFTKTDHIRHRKRIKEKYKSCGTGGWLDYEVLEFALTYAVPRKDTKPIAKSLLSQFKTISGVMDADRKELEKIQGISEHTALFLTLLKNIAIRYIEQELYEKDLISSPETVYKYLKTSLKGASDEEFKAVFLNTRNRLLAIETMHTGTVNKSVIYPRKVVERALHHHATGVIIAHNHPGESLDPSADDCRATKAIKNALNAVEISLLDHIIIGGNSYFSFRENSVEL from the coding sequence GTGGATAAATTCACAAAAACAGATCATATACGTCACCGCAAGAGAATAAAAGAAAAGTATAAATCCTGCGGAACAGGTGGTTGGCTGGATTATGAGGTATTGGAATTTGCACTTACCTATGCCGTTCCAAGAAAAGACACAAAGCCTATTGCGAAAAGTTTGTTATCTCAATTTAAAACTATCAGCGGCGTGATGGATGCGGACCGGAAAGAGTTAGAAAAAATACAGGGTATTTCTGAGCATACCGCATTATTCCTTACCTTGCTCAAAAACATCGCAATACGATATATCGAGCAGGAACTGTATGAAAAAGATTTAATATCTTCTCCAGAGACTGTTTATAAATATCTGAAGACCTCCCTGAAAGGCGCTTCTGACGAGGAATTTAAAGCTGTTTTTCTTAATACCAGAAATCGTTTGCTGGCAATTGAAACCATGCATACCGGGACCGTTAATAAATCCGTAATATATCCCAGAAAAGTTGTTGAACGGGCATTGCATCATCACGCGACAGGTGTTATTATTGCGCACAATCACCCAGGTGAATCCCTGGACCCTTCTGCAGATGATTGCAGGGCAACAAAAGCCATTAAAAATGCCTTGAATGCCGTGGAGATTTCATTACTGGATCACATTATCATTGGAGGAAACAGCTACTTTAGTTTCAGGGAAAATAGTGTTGAGCTATAA
- the tdh gene encoding L-threonine 3-dehydrogenase: protein MKAVVKRKCSKGMEFVTTSAPRIKTRDVLIRVKIASICGTDVHINDWTSWARQRFRPPRVIGHEFVGYVTKIGKEVTRVNIGDRVSAESHLTCGRCYQCNNGYSEVCRNIRLLGVDHDGSFAEYLALPEHVLWKNDPGIPDEWATIQEPFGNAVDMVMAENVSAKTVLILGAGPIGLFATGVARACGASLIIVSDPNNYRLDISKKMGAHITVNPRMQDVIQTVREATQNNGVDAVLEFSGNNKALNQGLEAVTPGGRISLLGIYERRITIDLTRDIIFKKIRLYGITGRKVFSTWYKTSRFLSAGVVDPGPVITHQFSLKDYDEGMKRMRNGNCGKVLLSV from the coding sequence ATGAAAGCCGTTGTTAAAAGAAAATGTTCAAAAGGGATGGAGTTTGTAACAACTTCCGCCCCAAGAATTAAAACAAGAGATGTGTTGATTAGAGTAAAGATTGCTTCCATTTGTGGTACGGACGTACATATCAATGATTGGACAAGCTGGGCACGGCAACGTTTTAGGCCTCCACGGGTTATAGGGCATGAATTTGTCGGCTATGTTACGAAGATCGGCAAAGAGGTGACCCGGGTAAATATTGGAGACAGGGTCTCCGCAGAAAGTCATTTAACGTGTGGACGCTGTTATCAATGTAATAATGGCTATAGTGAGGTGTGCAGAAACATCAGATTATTGGGTGTTGACCACGACGGTTCTTTTGCGGAGTATCTGGCTTTGCCGGAACATGTTTTATGGAAAAACGATCCCGGTATTCCGGATGAATGGGCCACCATACAGGAACCATTTGGAAATGCAGTTGATATGGTAATGGCAGAAAATGTCTCTGCGAAGACGGTCCTGATCCTGGGGGCAGGTCCTATTGGGCTCTTTGCAACTGGTGTTGCCAGGGCATGCGGGGCCTCGTTAATTATTGTTTCGGATCCAAACAACTATCGGCTTGATATCAGTAAAAAAATGGGAGCTCATATTACCGTTAACCCGAGGATGCAGGACGTTATACAAACTGTTCGTGAAGCAACGCAGAATAATGGCGTAGATGCTGTTTTAGAATTTTCTGGGAATAATAAGGCGCTTAATCAAGGATTAGAAGCTGTTACACCCGGGGGAAGAATTTCTCTTTTGGGCATCTATGAAAGGCGTATCACTATAGATTTGACGAGAGATATTATTTTTAAAAAAATTCGCCTTTATGGAATAACAGGAAGGAAGGTGTTTTCTACCTGGTACAAAACTTCTCGCTTTTTATCTGCAGGCGTAGTTGATCCAGGACCTGTTATTACACATCAGTTCTCTTTAAAGGACTATGATGAAGGTATGAAACGTATGAGAAATGGAAATTGCGGAAAGGTTCTTTTATCTGTTTAG
- a CDS encoding glycine C-acetyltransferase, with amino-acid sequence MGKLSFITEELARLEESGLLVSIRTIEGPQGAWITVGGKKLFNLCSNNYLGFANNPQLKSAAKEAIDAYGVGPSAVRTISGTTPLHKELEKNFAEFKGVESALSFQSGFCANLAVIPALVGEGDVVFSDALNHASIIDGCRLSKARVLRYEHCNPSDLQKKIAGENNARRKLIVTDGVFSMEGDIAPLPEIVSIAETFDAITMVDDAHGEGVLGEGGSGIVDHFNLHGQVDIEVGTMSKAFGVVGGYVAGSKILTDYLAQEGRPFLFSSAATAADVAACIAAVDILVTSDALVKQLWKNTAYFQEKMRKIGFDLGNTKTPITPVIIGAPRVTKDFSQRLFDEGIFAQAIGYPTVPIDKARIRVMISAVHTTEDLDWATECFKKIGKSFAII; translated from the coding sequence ATGGGCAAGTTAAGTTTTATCACTGAAGAACTCGCAAGGCTCGAAGAATCAGGTTTGCTGGTTTCCATTCGTACGATAGAAGGCCCGCAAGGCGCATGGATCACCGTGGGGGGGAAAAAATTATTCAATCTTTGTTCAAATAATTATCTTGGATTTGCAAATAATCCCCAGCTGAAATCTGCTGCAAAAGAAGCAATAGATGCTTATGGAGTGGGCCCTTCCGCGGTAAGGACCATTTCCGGGACAACGCCTCTGCACAAAGAATTGGAGAAAAATTTTGCTGAATTTAAAGGAGTAGAAAGCGCACTCTCCTTTCAGTCCGGATTTTGTGCAAACCTGGCAGTTATTCCGGCGCTTGTAGGGGAAGGCGATGTTGTTTTTTCTGATGCATTGAACCATGCAAGCATTATTGATGGTTGCCGTCTTTCAAAGGCACGTGTTCTCCGATACGAGCATTGCAACCCCAGTGACCTCCAGAAAAAAATTGCCGGGGAAAATAATGCCAGGCGTAAACTTATTGTAACTGATGGTGTGTTTAGCATGGAAGGAGATATTGCACCTTTACCTGAAATCGTAAGTATAGCAGAGACCTTTGATGCTATTACCATGGTAGATGATGCGCACGGAGAAGGTGTCTTAGGAGAGGGAGGCAGTGGAATTGTTGATCATTTCAATTTGCATGGTCAGGTTGATATCGAGGTAGGCACCATGTCCAAGGCCTTCGGTGTTGTGGGAGGGTATGTAGCGGGCAGTAAAATATTAACGGACTATCTTGCACAGGAAGGACGACCATTTCTCTTTTCCAGTGCGGCGACTGCTGCTGACGTTGCAGCCTGCATCGCTGCCGTTGATATTCTTGTTACGTCAGATGCCCTGGTAAAACAGCTTTGGAAAAATACAGCTTATTTTCAAGAAAAGATGAGGAAAATAGGTTTTGATCTTGGTAATACAAAAACACCGATAACACCTGTCATCATAGGGGCTCCCAGAGTGACAAAAGACTTTAGCCAGAGATTGTTTGATGAAGGCATTTTTGCCCAGGCGATTGGATATCCTACCGTACCCATAGATAAGGCGCGTATTCGGGTAATGATATCGGCTGTCCATACTACAGAGGATCTTGACTGGGCAACAGAATGTTTCAAAAAGATTGGTAAATCTTTCGCTATTATTTAA
- a CDS encoding protein-L-isoaspartate(D-aspartate) O-methyltransferase translates to MKRIFVEWRYFVVLILYVLPVVSIDFFCIFYKNKVMAMGNMDSVIDEETYTRQRKRMVDEQIISRGVSDKRILEAIEAVPRHRFIPKEYRPYSYYDQPVPIGYGQTISQPYIVAFMTELLSLDRDDVVLEVGTGSGYQAAVLAELVKQVYSIEIVEALGKDAQQRLKTMGYENVEVKLGDGYMGWPEHAPFDAIIVTAAAPRIPPPLIDQLKPAGRMIIPVGGVSAIQDLMLITRGETSSSTVKKSIIPVRFVPLTRK, encoded by the coding sequence ATGAAAAGAATTTTTGTGGAATGGAGGTATTTTGTCGTTCTGATTTTGTATGTGCTTCCCGTTGTTTCCATTGATTTTTTTTGTATTTTTTATAAAAACAAGGTTATGGCCATGGGAAATATGGATTCTGTTATAGATGAAGAAACCTATACACGCCAAAGAAAACGGATGGTTGATGAACAGATTATTTCTCGGGGTGTTTCGGACAAACGTATATTAGAGGCTATTGAGGCAGTACCTCGTCACCGGTTTATACCGAAAGAATATCGTCCCTATAGTTATTACGATCAACCTGTTCCAATAGGCTATGGTCAAACCATCTCTCAACCATATATTGTAGCATTTATGACAGAATTACTATCCCTGGACAGGGATGATGTTGTGCTGGAGGTGGGAACAGGGTCTGGTTACCAGGCGGCAGTCCTTGCCGAACTCGTAAAACAGGTGTATTCTATAGAAATTGTAGAGGCGTTAGGGAAGGATGCTCAACAACGACTGAAAACAATGGGATATGAGAATGTTGAAGTTAAACTTGGTGACGGATATATGGGATGGCCGGAACATGCACCTTTTGACGCGATTATTGTCACCGCCGCGGCGCCACGTATCCCCCCGCCTCTGATTGATCAATTAAAACCTGCCGGTCGGATGATTATCCCCGTCGGTGGCGTTTCAGCCATACAAGATTTAATGTTAATTACTAGGGGTGAGACCTCTTCCTCGACGGTAAAAAAATCCATTATTCCCGTCAGGTTTGTTCCTCTCACAAGAAAATAA
- a CDS encoding glycosyltransferase family 39 protein, protein MNPTASASNTRFIAISIVLFTAFLFLFNTGKRDLWAPDEPRYAQVSKEMKDSGNFIVPHLNSEPYAHKPPLLFWLINVISIPFGKITALSSRLPSAFAGIGCSLAMFYFGKYLYRNTRIGILTALILATSIKFLWMAHRVAFDVLLTFFVIMAIMSFYYGYTAQKNKVRNYTLFYIFMALGVLTKGPVGFILPFLTVLTYLILKRTVGVLKETKPWIGGVLFFTMVFSWVFLASHYGGKEYTQQILFKQNVGRFTDSFAHKQPFYYFFINFPLNFFPWTFFIPSFVLYLISHDGRKKTQNILLPVTWFSVIFVFFSIVSGKRDVYVLPLYPAASLFIAWFLNEFIERFREVRFKKIGYLPCYILSGLSLFLGITLPIVVVKWNNALQGVPVSTTVPFTISLFIGGIMMLRFLKFSRILPFLFTLIFLILTIFTASTLKVIPILNQYKTAKEICDKANLVMGSQDKLAIYKFFRSPYIFYTERNYAEIIKNVEDLSEFMNSKERVFLFIREKDYKKVTKSFEIPMFVLEEDSVGHRKILFVSNKDIQ, encoded by the coding sequence ATGAATCCTACAGCCTCAGCAAGCAATACCCGTTTCATAGCGATCTCTATCGTGCTGTTTACGGCATTTCTTTTCCTGTTTAATACAGGGAAAAGAGACTTGTGGGCCCCCGACGAACCCCGATACGCACAAGTATCAAAAGAAATGAAGGATAGCGGGAACTTTATTGTTCCCCACTTAAACAGCGAACCCTATGCGCATAAACCCCCGCTTTTGTTTTGGCTGATTAATGTAATATCCATTCCGTTTGGGAAAATCACCGCCCTGTCCTCCCGCCTACCTTCTGCATTTGCCGGTATTGGTTGCTCTCTGGCAATGTTTTATTTTGGCAAATATCTTTATCGTAATACACGTATCGGTATCTTAACGGCGCTTATTCTTGCCACCAGCATAAAATTTCTGTGGATGGCACATCGTGTAGCCTTTGACGTGCTCCTCACCTTTTTTGTAATAATGGCAATCATGAGCTTTTATTACGGATACACCGCACAAAAAAATAAAGTCCGCAACTATACCCTCTTTTATATTTTTATGGCATTGGGAGTACTCACGAAAGGACCGGTAGGATTTATTCTCCCTTTCCTTACCGTGCTGACCTATCTTATTTTGAAAAGAACTGTAGGGGTTTTAAAAGAAACAAAGCCGTGGATAGGCGGTGTCTTATTTTTCACTATGGTGTTTTCCTGGGTCTTTCTTGCAAGTCATTATGGCGGAAAAGAATATACACAACAAATCCTTTTCAAGCAAAATGTCGGGAGATTCACAGACTCTTTTGCGCATAAACAACCATTCTATTATTTCTTCATAAATTTTCCCCTAAACTTTTTCCCCTGGACATTCTTTATTCCAAGTTTCGTACTTTATCTCATTTCCCATGACGGAAGAAAAAAAACACAAAACATTCTGCTCCCGGTGACCTGGTTTTCCGTTATCTTTGTTTTCTTTTCTATTGTATCGGGAAAAAGGGATGTTTACGTTCTCCCTCTTTATCCAGCAGCATCTTTGTTCATAGCCTGGTTTTTAAATGAATTTATAGAACGTTTTCGGGAAGTACGATTTAAAAAGATAGGTTACCTCCCGTGCTATATACTGAGTGGTTTATCTCTATTTCTTGGTATTACCTTGCCGATAGTAGTAGTTAAATGGAATAACGCACTACAAGGAGTCCCTGTCTCCACGACAGTTCCATTCACGATAAGCCTCTTCATCGGTGGCATCATGATGCTGCGGTTTCTAAAGTTTTCCAGGATACTTCCCTTTCTTTTTACCCTGATCTTTCTTATCCTCACAATTTTCACTGCCAGTACTCTGAAGGTTATTCCTATTTTGAATCAGTATAAAACAGCAAAGGAAATATGTGATAAGGCGAATCTGGTGATGGGTTCTCAGGATAAACTGGCAATATACAAATTCTTCAGAAGTCCGTATATATTTTATACAGAGAGAAATTATGCAGAGATAATTAAAAACGTAGAAGATTTGAGTGAATTCATGAATTCGAAAGAACGGGTGTTTCTTTTTATCAGGGAAAAAGATTATAAAAAGGTCACAAAATCTTTTGAGATACCCATGTTTGTGCTGGAGGAAGATTCTGTAGGTCATCGGAAAATCCTTTTTGTCTCGAATAAGGATATTCAATGA